In a single window of the Streptomyces sp. CGMCC 4.7035 genome:
- a CDS encoding uracil-DNA glycosylase, translated as MAPRPLHEIVEPGWAKALEPAAGRIAEMGDFLRAEITAGRTYLPAGQNVLRAFQQPFDEVRVLIVGQDPYPTPGHAVGLSFSVAPEVRPLPGSLINIFRELNADLGLPQPSNGDLTPWTQQGVLLLNRALTTAPRRPAAHRGKGWEEVTEQAIRALAARGKPLVSILWGRDARNLRPLLGDLPSVESAHPSPMSADRGFFGSRPFSRANDLLVRQGGQPVDWRLP; from the coding sequence GTGGCACCACGACCGTTGCATGAAATCGTCGAACCCGGCTGGGCGAAGGCCCTGGAACCCGCGGCCGGGAGGATCGCCGAGATGGGCGACTTCCTGCGCGCGGAGATCACCGCGGGGCGCACCTACCTCCCGGCGGGACAGAACGTTCTGCGGGCGTTCCAGCAGCCCTTCGACGAGGTCCGCGTCCTGATCGTCGGGCAGGATCCGTATCCGACACCGGGGCACGCGGTGGGGCTGTCGTTCTCCGTCGCTCCGGAGGTACGGCCGCTGCCGGGCAGCCTGATCAACATCTTCCGGGAGCTGAACGCCGACCTGGGCCTGCCCCAGCCGTCCAACGGCGATCTCACCCCGTGGACCCAGCAGGGCGTGCTGTTGCTCAACAGGGCGCTCACCACGGCCCCACGCCGTCCCGCGGCGCACCGGGGCAAGGGCTGGGAGGAGGTCACCGAGCAGGCGATACGAGCACTGGCCGCGCGCGGAAAGCCCCTGGTGTCCATCCTGTGGGGCCGCGACGCCCGCAATCTGCGGCCGCTGCTGGGCGATCTGCCGTCGGTCGAGTCCGCGCATCCGTCCCCGATGTCGGCGGACCGGGGCTTCTTCGGCTCACGCCCGTTCAGCCGGGCCAACGACCTGCTGGTCAGACAGGGCGGACAGCCGGTGGACTGGCGTCTGCCGTGA
- a CDS encoding MBL fold metallo-hydrolase, protein MFFVDTIELSGLGNRSYLAGGAHTAVAVDPPRDIDQVIAAAARRGVRISHVVETHIHNDYVSGGLELARVSGAAYLVPAAARVSFERTAVHDGDRVEIDEGLTLRALATPGHTPHHTSYVLEESGRAVAVFTGGSLLMGTVGRPDLVEPRLTEGLARAQHASAHRLAAELADETPVLPTHGFGSFCSSAQATGAATTIGKEKQVNEALVRDVDTFVADLLAGLEDVPAYYAHMGPANAAGPAPVDLTPPAIADAEDIAARLAAGEWVVDLRSRVAFAQGHVAGSFNFEVHGQLATYLAWLIPWGKPVTLLAESPEQLATAQRELTRVGIDRPAAAAVGGPASWLREGEAPASFRRATFAELAERRTADVVVVLDVRRDSERAGGHVQGALHIPVHTLHRRLDEIPAGEVWVHCAGGMRAAIAASLLDAAGRDVVAVDDGFQAAVAAGLTVRESHGDGSTA, encoded by the coding sequence GTGTTCTTCGTCGACACCATCGAGCTTTCCGGGCTCGGAAACCGCAGCTATCTCGCGGGCGGCGCGCACACGGCGGTGGCCGTCGATCCGCCCAGGGACATCGACCAGGTCATCGCCGCGGCCGCGCGGCGCGGCGTGCGGATCTCGCACGTCGTCGAGACGCACATACACAACGACTACGTCTCCGGCGGGCTGGAGCTGGCCCGCGTCAGCGGTGCCGCCTATCTGGTCCCGGCCGCCGCGCGCGTCTCGTTCGAGCGGACCGCCGTGCACGACGGCGACAGGGTGGAGATCGACGAGGGTCTGACGCTGCGCGCCCTGGCGACCCCCGGGCACACGCCGCACCACACCTCGTACGTCCTTGAGGAATCCGGCAGGGCCGTGGCGGTGTTCACCGGCGGCTCGCTGCTCATGGGCACGGTCGGCCGCCCCGATCTGGTCGAGCCCCGGCTGACCGAGGGGCTCGCCCGGGCCCAGCACGCCTCCGCCCATCGTCTGGCCGCCGAACTCGCGGACGAGACCCCCGTCCTGCCCACCCATGGTTTCGGCAGCTTCTGTTCCTCCGCGCAGGCAACCGGCGCGGCCACCACCATCGGCAAGGAGAAGCAGGTCAACGAGGCCCTCGTCCGGGACGTCGACACCTTCGTCGCGGACCTGCTGGCCGGCCTGGAGGACGTGCCGGCGTACTACGCGCACATGGGCCCCGCCAACGCCGCCGGTCCCGCACCGGTCGACCTGACCCCGCCCGCGATCGCCGACGCCGAGGACATCGCGGCCCGCCTGGCGGCGGGGGAGTGGGTGGTGGACCTGCGCAGCCGTGTCGCGTTCGCCCAGGGGCATGTGGCCGGCTCGTTCAACTTCGAGGTCCACGGACAGCTCGCCACCTATCTGGCCTGGCTGATCCCGTGGGGCAAACCCGTCACCCTGCTCGCCGAGTCGCCGGAGCAACTGGCCACGGCCCAGCGTGAGCTGACCCGGGTGGGCATCGACCGCCCGGCCGCCGCTGCCGTCGGCGGCCCCGCTTCCTGGCTGCGGGAGGGCGAGGCACCGGCCTCCTTCCGTCGTGCCACCTTCGCCGAGCTCGCGGAGCGGCGCACCGCGGACGTCGTCGTCGTCCTGGACGTCCGCCGCGACTCCGAGCGCGCAGGCGGGCACGTCCAGGGGGCGCTGCACATCCCCGTGCACACCCTGCACCGGCGGCTCGACGAGATACCCGCGGGTGAGGTGTGGGTGCACTGCGCGGGCGGTATGCGCGCCGCGATCGCGGCGTCCCTGCTCGACGCCGCGGGGCGTGACGTCGTCGCCGTCGACGACGGTTTCCAGGCGGCCGTGGCGGCCGGGCTCACCGTGCGCGAAAGCCACGGCGACGGCTCGACCGCGTGA
- a CDS encoding Rv1733c family protein, translating to MTAFRGPRVWLWRWRRNPLRRRSDALEAWIVLAVWAVTVAGGVLAGLAATHSVERGLARERAEWRPVVALLAEDAAATASGAERVWVKVRWTGTDGSSHAGQARVAAGSRTGTAVTVWTDREGLLVTQPVTESQAQVRAAMVGVLVGVGVAAVPFVGGRIVRERLERRRMAQWDEAWERFGPMWGRKTG from the coding sequence ATGACGGCGTTCCGCGGTCCCAGGGTGTGGCTGTGGCGCTGGCGGCGCAATCCGCTGCGGCGCCGCAGCGATGCGCTGGAGGCCTGGATCGTGCTCGCGGTCTGGGCCGTGACCGTGGCGGGCGGGGTGCTGGCGGGGCTGGCGGCGACGCACTCCGTGGAGCGCGGTCTGGCCCGGGAGCGTGCCGAGTGGCGCCCGGTCGTGGCCCTGCTCGCGGAGGACGCCGCCGCCACGGCGTCCGGTGCGGAACGCGTGTGGGTGAAGGTGCGCTGGACCGGGACGGACGGCTCGTCCCACGCGGGTCAGGCACGCGTCGCCGCCGGCAGCCGGACCGGCACCGCGGTAACCGTGTGGACGGACCGTGAGGGACTGCTGGTGACACAGCCCGTCACCGAGTCCCAGGCACAGGTGCGTGCCGCCATGGTCGGCGTGCTGGTGGGTGTGGGCGTGGCGGCGGTCCCGTTCGTGGGCGGGCGTATCGTCCGCGAGCGGCTGGAACGGCGGCGCATGGCGCAGTGGGACGAGGCCTGGGAGCGCTTCGGGCCGATGTGGGGGCGGAAGACGGGCTGA
- a CDS encoding sulfite oxidase produces the protein MGPRLTDVSARARLAGPGEDIGRDELALATRNHGLPLEALRYDVTPPGLHYVLTHYDIPYVPEDAPWHLTLGGRVRRALRLTVADVRTYPAVTTRVTLECAGNGRALLTPRPVSQPWLVEAVGTAEWTGVPLRLLLTEAGADADAVDVVFTGADHGVERGVEQDYRRALPLEVATGTEPEVLVAYEMNGAPLPPQHGHPLRLVVPGWYGMAHVKWLRDITVTDGAFTGFQHAVAYRLRQHPEEDGEPVTRIAPRALLVPPGFPDFMSRARVVRPGAVPLEGRAWSGRAPVTSVEVSTDDGRTWREVGLDPRDGHRWAWRRWHHEWTAAPGDHVLSVRATDAEGHTQPLEQPWNRGGFANNLVHRVPVVCLDRDG, from the coding sequence ATGGGCCCACGACTCACGGATGTGAGCGCACGCGCCCGGCTGGCCGGTCCCGGGGAGGACATCGGCCGGGACGAGTTGGCGCTCGCCACCCGCAATCACGGACTGCCCCTGGAAGCACTGCGCTACGACGTCACGCCACCGGGCCTGCACTATGTCCTGACGCACTACGACATCCCGTACGTCCCCGAGGACGCCCCCTGGCACCTCACCCTCGGCGGCCGGGTGCGCAGGGCGCTACGGCTGACCGTGGCCGACGTGCGGACGTATCCCGCCGTCACCACGCGGGTGACGCTGGAGTGCGCGGGCAACGGCCGGGCACTGCTGACCCCGCGTCCGGTGAGCCAGCCGTGGCTGGTCGAGGCGGTCGGCACCGCCGAGTGGACGGGCGTGCCACTGCGGCTGTTGCTCACCGAGGCCGGTGCCGACGCCGATGCCGTCGACGTGGTCTTCACCGGCGCCGACCACGGCGTCGAACGCGGGGTGGAGCAGGACTACCGGCGCGCCCTGCCCCTGGAGGTGGCCACCGGGACCGAGCCCGAGGTGCTGGTCGCGTACGAGATGAACGGTGCGCCGCTGCCGCCGCAGCACGGCCATCCGCTGCGCCTCGTGGTGCCCGGCTGGTACGGCATGGCACACGTGAAGTGGTTGCGGGACATCACCGTGACCGACGGGGCTTTCACGGGTTTCCAGCACGCCGTGGCGTACCGGCTGCGGCAGCATCCCGAGGAGGACGGCGAACCGGTCACGCGGATCGCGCCGCGCGCCCTGCTCGTGCCGCCCGGTTTCCCGGACTTCATGTCCCGGGCGCGGGTGGTCCGGCCCGGCGCGGTACCGCTGGAGGGACGGGCCTGGTCCGGGCGGGCTCCGGTGACGTCGGTGGAGGTGAGCACCGACGACGGGCGCACCTGGCGCGAGGTCGGTCTGGACCCGCGGGACGGGCACCGGTGGGCCTGGCGCCGGTGGCACCACGAGTGGACCGCCGCCCCGGGCGACCATGTGCTGAGCGTCCGGGCCACCGACGCCGAGGGCCACACCCAGCCGCTGGAACAGCCGTGGAACCGCGGCGGCTTCGCCAACAACCTGGTCCACCGGGTCCCGGTCGTCTGTCTGGACCGGGACGGCTGA
- a CDS encoding N-acetylglucosamine kinase, giving the protein MTPSGSADDPVAGAYGPVPEAVLAVDSGGSGLRVALAPRGGPASAASAPLTSGEPVRTGPRGIDAGHLLEQLLPMARRLRADAGGAEVRTVAIGAAGLAALGDRLRAEVPPALAHELGVRRVALVADAVTAYTGALGARPGAVIAAGTGLVALGTDLRSWRRADGWGHLLGDCGGGAWVGRAGLEAALRAHDGRPGGSVRLLGRAEAVFGPVTGLPGRLYPRTDRPAVLASFAPEVAACADGDPVAVGILGAAARHMAESAAAVCPASGEPRVAFTGGLFNLGDALLVPAREELARLLPHARLLPAEGDPLHGAVRIALALADDALELPPDEQLLHIVTEKSD; this is encoded by the coding sequence GTGACGCCGTCGGGCTCCGCGGACGACCCGGTCGCGGGCGCGTACGGCCCGGTGCCGGAGGCCGTCCTCGCGGTGGACTCCGGCGGTTCCGGCCTTCGGGTCGCCCTCGCCCCGCGCGGTGGTCCGGCCTCGGCCGCTTCGGCCCCGCTCACGTCCGGGGAGCCCGTCCGTACCGGCCCGCGCGGGATCGACGCCGGGCATCTGCTGGAGCAACTGCTGCCGATGGCACGGCGGTTGCGGGCCGATGCCGGTGGCGCCGAGGTGCGGACGGTCGCCATCGGGGCGGCCGGTCTGGCGGCCCTGGGCGACCGACTGCGTGCCGAGGTTCCCCCAGCGCTGGCCCATGAGCTCGGCGTGCGCAGGGTCGCGCTGGTCGCGGACGCCGTGACTGCCTACACCGGCGCGCTCGGCGCGCGCCCCGGCGCCGTGATCGCGGCCGGCACCGGTCTGGTGGCGCTCGGCACGGATCTCAGGAGTTGGCGTCGGGCCGATGGTTGGGGCCATCTGCTGGGCGACTGCGGCGGCGGCGCGTGGGTCGGGCGGGCGGGTCTTGAGGCGGCGCTGCGCGCCCACGACGGACGGCCCGGCGGTTCCGTCCGCCTCCTCGGTCGGGCCGAGGCGGTGTTCGGTCCGGTCACCGGGCTGCCCGGCAGACTGTATCCGCGTACCGACCGGCCGGCGGTGCTGGCCTCGTTCGCTCCCGAAGTGGCCGCCTGTGCCGACGGCGACCCGGTCGCCGTCGGCATCCTGGGTGCGGCGGCCCGGCACATGGCCGAGTCCGCGGCAGCCGTCTGCCCGGCCTCGGGTGAGCCCCGAGTCGCGTTCACAGGCGGCCTGTTCAACCTGGGCGACGCCCTCCTCGTACCTGCGCGGGAGGAATTGGCACGACTGCTGCCGCACGCGCGCCTGCTCCCGGCGGAGGGCGACCCGCTGCACGGTGCGGTACGCATCGCCCTCGCTCTCGCGGACGACGCACTCGAACTGCCGCCCGACGAACAGCTGCTGCACATCGTGACCGAAAAGAGCGACTGA
- a CDS encoding WD40/YVTN/BNR-like repeat-containing protein, protein MADVLLTVGTRKGLFIGRRRGAAWEFDESPYFNAQAIYSVAIDTRGDTPRLLAGGDSSHWGPSVFHSDDLGRTWTEPAQPAVKFPKDTSASLERVWQLHPAAAEPDVVYAGTEPAALYRSEDRGESFDLVRPLWEHPTRAKWVPGGGGEGLHTVVTDRRDPRAVTVAVSTAGVFRTRDGGTSWEPSNSGVSAVFLPDPNPEFGQCVHKVAQDAATPDRLYLQNHWGVYRSDDAGGHWTDIGEGLPSTFGFAVAAHPHRGDTAYVFPINADADRVPAGHRCRVFRTADAGKSWEPLTAGLPVEDHYGTVLRDALCTDDADPAGVYFGNRNGELYASADDGDSWQQLASHLPDVLCVRAAVIA, encoded by the coding sequence ATGGCCGACGTACTGCTCACCGTGGGCACACGCAAGGGACTGTTCATCGGACGGCGCCGAGGCGCCGCCTGGGAGTTCGACGAGAGTCCGTACTTCAACGCACAGGCCATCTACTCGGTCGCCATCGACACCCGTGGCGACACCCCGCGCCTGCTGGCCGGAGGGGACAGCTCGCACTGGGGGCCGTCCGTCTTCCACTCCGACGACCTGGGCCGCACCTGGACCGAGCCGGCGCAACCCGCCGTCAAGTTCCCGAAGGACACGAGCGCTTCACTGGAACGCGTGTGGCAACTGCACCCGGCGGCCGCCGAGCCGGACGTGGTCTACGCGGGCACGGAGCCGGCCGCGCTGTACCGCTCCGAGGACCGGGGCGAGAGCTTCGACCTCGTGCGCCCCCTGTGGGAGCACCCGACGCGCGCGAAGTGGGTGCCGGGCGGCGGTGGCGAGGGCCTGCACACCGTGGTCACCGACAGGCGGGACCCGCGGGCCGTGACGGTCGCCGTGTCGACGGCCGGGGTGTTCCGGACCCGGGACGGCGGCACGAGCTGGGAGCCGTCCAACTCCGGTGTCTCCGCGGTGTTCCTGCCGGATCCGAACCCGGAGTTCGGCCAGTGCGTGCACAAGGTCGCACAGGACGCGGCGACCCCGGACCGGCTGTATCTGCAGAACCACTGGGGGGTGTACAGAAGCGACGACGCGGGCGGCCACTGGACGGACATCGGCGAGGGCCTGCCGTCGACGTTCGGGTTCGCCGTGGCGGCCCATCCACACCGCGGGGACACGGCATACGTCTTCCCGATCAACGCGGACGCGGACCGCGTCCCGGCAGGCCACCGATGTCGCGTCTTCCGCACAGCGGACGCGGGCAAGAGCTGGGAGCCGCTCACGGCGGGGCTGCCGGTCGAGGACCACTACGGGACGGTGCTGCGCGACGCCCTGTGCACGGACGACGCGGACCCGGCGGGCGTGTACTTCGGCAATCGCAACGGCGAGTTGTACGCGTCGGCGGACGACGGCGACAGCTGGCAGCAGCTCGCGTCCCATCTGCCGGACGTGCTCTGCGTACGGGCGGCGGTGATCGCCTGA
- a CDS encoding rhodanese-like domain-containing protein — protein MSEALTPTSTPLALDIAQARARLADLTVIDVRTPAEYASGHVPGAFNVPLDALRRALPALRQAAARGELLMVCASGNRSANACGTLAEHGISAATLSGGTSAWAAAGHAVERPEGAARRVWGMERQVRFTAGTLVLIGLGLGLVVHPAFQLLSAGVAGGLVYSAVSDTCGMAYVLGKLPHNRPRGTDLDATLAHLRER, from the coding sequence ATGTCCGAAGCACTGACCCCCACGTCCACCCCGCTCGCCCTCGACATCGCCCAGGCCCGTGCCAGGCTGGCCGACCTGACCGTCATCGACGTACGGACGCCCGCGGAGTACGCCTCGGGACACGTCCCCGGAGCGTTCAACGTTCCCCTTGACGCACTCCGGCGTGCTCTGCCCGCCCTCCGGCAGGCCGCCGCCCGGGGTGAACTGCTCATGGTGTGCGCCTCCGGCAACCGCTCCGCGAACGCCTGCGGGACCCTCGCCGAGCACGGGATCTCCGCCGCCACCCTTTCGGGCGGTACGAGCGCCTGGGCCGCCGCCGGTCATGCGGTGGAGCGCCCGGAGGGAGCCGCGCGCAGGGTCTGGGGGATGGAGCGGCAGGTGCGGTTCACGGCCGGCACGCTCGTCCTGATCGGCCTGGGCCTCGGCCTCGTCGTCCACCCCGCGTTCCAGCTGCTGTCGGCCGGCGTCGCGGGCGGCCTGGTCTACTCGGCCGTCAGTGACACCTGCGGCATGGCCTACGTCCTGGGCAAGTTGCCGCACAACCGCCCGCGCGGAACCGACCTCGACGCCACGCTCGCCCACCTGCGCGAGCGCTGA
- a CDS encoding metal-sensitive transcriptional regulator, whose protein sequence is MDLDLAGAELRAVLNRLRRAQGQIAGVIRMIEEGRDCEDVVTQLAAASRALDRAGFAIIATGLQQCLTDGEGNAKPAEDREELRARLEKLFLSLA, encoded by the coding sequence GTGGACCTGGATCTCGCGGGCGCCGAGCTACGCGCCGTGCTGAACCGACTGCGGCGTGCGCAGGGCCAGATCGCCGGTGTGATCCGGATGATCGAGGAGGGCCGTGACTGCGAGGACGTGGTCACCCAGCTCGCCGCCGCTTCCCGGGCCCTGGACCGGGCGGGCTTCGCGATCATCGCCACCGGTCTGCAGCAGTGCCTCACCGACGGCGAGGGCAACGCCAAACCGGCGGAGGACCGCGAGGAGTTGCGGGCGCGACTGGAGAAGCTGTTCCTGTCGCTGGCGTGA
- a CDS encoding nucleobase:cation symporter-2 family protein, with product MTTTTPVHPVDEVPPIRRLAAFGLQHVLAMYAGAVAVPLIVGGAMKLSPADLAYLITADLLVCGIATLIQCVGFWRFGVRLPIMQGCTFAAVSPMVLIGTTGGGLPAIYGSVIVAGLAIMLLAPVFGRLLRFFPPLVTGTVILIIGVSLLPVAGNWAAGGQGSQDFGEPKNLALAAFVLAVVLGVQRFAPAFLSRIAVLIGIVVGLAVAVPFGFTDFGGVGDADWVGISTPFHFGTPVFHASAIASMLVVALVTMTETTGDLIAVGELTGRTVEPRSLADGLRADGLSTVLGGVFNTFPYTAYAQNVGLIGMTRVRSRWVVAAAGGILVLLGLLPKLGAVVAAVPAPVLGGAGLVMFGTVAASGLRTLAEVDFEGNHNLTVVAVSVAVGMLPVGVPTVYEQFPDWFQTVMNSGISAGCLTAIVLNLLFNHLPSKAASVAPGADGPAAGGGEGAGRGRIAR from the coding sequence ATGACGACCACGACACCCGTGCATCCTGTGGACGAAGTCCCACCCATTCGCCGACTCGCCGCTTTCGGGCTCCAACACGTCCTCGCGATGTACGCCGGCGCGGTGGCCGTCCCGTTGATCGTCGGCGGAGCCATGAAGCTGTCGCCCGCCGACCTGGCATACCTGATCACCGCCGATCTGCTGGTGTGCGGCATCGCGACGCTCATCCAGTGCGTCGGCTTCTGGCGTTTCGGTGTCCGGCTGCCGATCATGCAGGGCTGTACCTTCGCCGCCGTCTCCCCGATGGTGCTCATCGGGACGACGGGCGGCGGACTGCCCGCGATCTACGGCTCGGTGATCGTGGCGGGCCTCGCGATCATGCTGCTCGCGCCGGTCTTCGGCAGGCTGCTGCGGTTCTTCCCACCGCTCGTCACCGGCACGGTGATCCTGATCATCGGTGTCTCGCTGCTGCCGGTGGCGGGCAACTGGGCCGCGGGCGGCCAGGGGTCGCAGGACTTCGGGGAGCCGAAGAACCTGGCGCTCGCGGCCTTCGTGCTCGCGGTGGTGCTCGGGGTGCAGCGGTTCGCGCCCGCGTTCCTGAGCCGGATCGCGGTGCTGATCGGCATCGTGGTGGGACTCGCGGTCGCGGTGCCGTTCGGGTTCACGGACTTCGGCGGGGTCGGGGACGCCGACTGGGTCGGGATCAGCACGCCGTTCCACTTCGGCACGCCGGTCTTCCATGCCTCGGCGATCGCGTCGATGCTGGTGGTGGCGCTGGTGACGATGACCGAGACGACCGGAGACCTGATCGCGGTCGGCGAGCTGACCGGTCGCACGGTGGAGCCGCGCTCGCTCGCGGACGGTCTGCGCGCCGACGGGCTCTCCACGGTCCTCGGCGGCGTGTTCAACACCTTCCCGTACACCGCGTACGCGCAGAACGTAGGCCTCATCGGCATGACCCGCGTGCGCAGCCGCTGGGTCGTGGCGGCCGCCGGCGGCATCCTCGTCCTGCTGGGCCTGCTGCCGAAGCTGGGCGCGGTGGTCGCGGCGGTTCCGGCACCGGTGCTGGGCGGCGCGGGCCTGGTGATGTTCGGGACTGTCGCCGCGAGCGGGCTGCGCACCCTGGCCGAGGTGGACTTCGAGGGCAACCACAATCTGACGGTGGTGGCCGTCTCGGTGGCGGTCGGCATGCTGCCGGTCGGCGTGCCGACGGTCTACGAGCAGTTCCCGGACTGGTTCCAGACGGTGATGAACAGCGGGATCAGCGCCGGGTGCCTGACGGCGATCGTATTGAATCTGCTCTTCAACCACCTTCCCTCGAAGGCGGCTTCGGTTGCCCCCGGGGCGGACGGCCCGGCGGCCGGCGGCGGGGAGGGTGCCGGGAGAGGTCGTATAGCCCGGTAA
- a CDS encoding sulfite exporter TauE/SafE family protein, producing the protein MSTLLLALAAGAVVGLALGTLGGGGSVLAVPVLIHLLGFTPVAATTASLLIVTATSATALVAHAREGNVRWRRGSLFAAAGILPAMLTAVLADRVPDAVLTGAFAVVALVSALRMLLPRSTADGGREVRAAPAAAAGAGLGAVTGFLGVGGGFLAVPALVGVLGLRMRLAVGTSLLVITINSLAALAARTGTADGLDWSVVAPFAGAAVLAAWDGKRLGARVSAGLLQRVFAVVLLMVALYMLVDAVG; encoded by the coding sequence GTGAGCACCCTGCTCCTCGCTCTCGCCGCCGGTGCCGTCGTCGGACTGGCGCTCGGCACGCTCGGTGGCGGCGGAAGCGTCCTGGCCGTCCCCGTTCTGATCCATCTGCTCGGTTTCACCCCGGTCGCCGCCACCACCGCGAGCCTGCTCATCGTGACCGCGACCTCCGCGACCGCCCTGGTGGCACACGCCCGTGAGGGGAACGTCCGCTGGCGGAGGGGAAGTCTGTTCGCCGCCGCGGGCATCCTCCCCGCCATGCTCACCGCCGTGCTGGCGGACCGGGTTCCCGACGCCGTGCTGACCGGCGCGTTCGCCGTCGTCGCGCTGGTGTCCGCGCTCCGCATGCTGCTGCCGCGGTCCACGGCCGACGGCGGGCGCGAGGTACGGGCGGCTCCGGCCGCCGCGGCCGGCGCGGGCCTCGGCGCGGTCACCGGCTTCCTCGGTGTCGGCGGCGGCTTCCTCGCCGTACCGGCGCTGGTGGGTGTCCTCGGACTGCGGATGCGGCTCGCGGTGGGCACCAGCCTGCTGGTCATCACGATCAACTCGCTGGCCGCACTCGCGGCCCGCACGGGCACGGCCGACGGGCTGGACTGGTCGGTCGTCGCGCCCTTCGCCGGGGCGGCGGTCCTGGCCGCGTGGGACGGGAAGCGGCTCGGCGCCCGCGTGTCCGCGGGCCTGCTGCAGCGGGTCTTCGCGGTGGTGCTGCTGATGGTCGCCCTGTACATGCTGGTCGACGCGGTGGGATGA
- a CDS encoding sirohydrochlorin chelatase — protein sequence MSSPTGPAGLPVRMPRPRQPGRHRRPEPLVTPEGAPALVLAVPGTPSAATRSLAEEVVSIARSELPGLDARIGYLDGDDSEFPTLQSVLTHASEERTARYEQAIAAGVEAKEPDGLVAVVVPLLAGPDSALLRRVTQAVMDSRVAAELTDVLGPHPLLAEALHVRLSEAGLARADRARLFTVATAADGIILATVGGEEAVQAAGITGMLLAARLAVPVMAAALDQEGSITAVAEQLRSSGSQQLALAPYLIGPELEAGLLDAAAKEADCAAAEALGAYPAIGKLALAKYTTALGISPQQPQGAPVR from the coding sequence ATGAGCTCCCCCACTGGGCCCGCAGGCCTGCCTGTACGAATGCCGCGACCGCGCCAGCCCGGTCGGCACCGCCGTCCGGAACCCCTGGTGACGCCCGAGGGCGCGCCCGCGCTCGTCCTCGCGGTGCCGGGCACGCCCAGCGCCGCCACGCGCAGCCTCGCCGAGGAGGTCGTGAGCATCGCGCGTTCCGAGCTGCCCGGCCTCGACGCCCGGATCGGCTACCTGGACGGGGACGACTCCGAGTTCCCCACGCTGCAGTCCGTTCTCACGCACGCCTCCGAGGAGCGCACCGCGCGCTACGAGCAGGCCATCGCCGCCGGGGTGGAGGCGAAGGAGCCCGACGGCCTCGTCGCCGTTGTGGTGCCCCTGCTGGCAGGTCCGGACAGCGCGCTGCTGCGCCGGGTCACCCAGGCAGTCATGGACAGCCGCGTCGCGGCCGAGCTGACCGACGTACTCGGCCCGCACCCGCTGCTCGCCGAGGCGCTGCACGTGCGGCTGTCCGAGGCCGGTCTCGCCCGCGCCGACCGCGCCCGCCTGTTCACCGTGGCGACCGCCGCGGACGGCATCATCCTCGCCACCGTGGGCGGCGAGGAGGCCGTGCAGGCGGCCGGGATCACGGGCATGCTGCTGGCCGCGCGGCTCGCCGTGCCGGTCATGGCGGCTGCGCTGGACCAGGAGGGCTCGATCACGGCTGTCGCCGAGCAGCTGCGCTCCTCGGGCTCGCAGCAGCTCGCGCTCGCGCCGTACCTGATCGGCCCCGAGCTGGAGGCCGGACTGCTGGACGCCGCCGCCAAGGAGGCGGACTGCGCCGCCGCCGAGGCGCTCGGCGCGTACCCGGCGATCGGCAAGCTGGCGCTCGCCAAGTACACGACGGCACTGGGCATCTCACCGCAGCAGCCGCAGGGCGCGCCGGTCCGCTGA